The proteins below are encoded in one region of Populus alba chromosome 2, ASM523922v2, whole genome shotgun sequence:
- the LOC118057690 gene encoding ethylene-responsive transcription factor CRF5 yields the protein MSLDFIEKMNRFSTKYTEHKTVTNKLVKWEDSKATRIVRISVTDGNATDSSGDEKEESKRHHPRVKKHINEIRITSCGSDRAAEDAKKSSKVVSRQQVVKKISRDQCSYAGGKRYRGVRQRPWGRWAAEIRDPYRRTRLWLGTYDTAEEAAMVYDQAAIRIKGPDAQTNFTKPPVSKQHAPDVDINVNISGYESGKESHNSLCSPTSVLRFQSTEELGPETQVAVQSDCCWRIQTQEEVVQEEIIKVGEGDECLVTDPLSLKEFWDFENPAPIFFEECSVPDTVLREDFADISVHLDGDFGSCLWDVDKYFEA from the coding sequence ATGAGCCttgatttcattgaaaaaatgaATCGCTTTTCTACCAAGTACACAGAGCATAAAACTGTGACCAACAAGCTGGTGAAATGGGAGGACTCAAAAGCCACAAGAATAGTACGGATTTCAGTTACTGATGGCAATGCTACGGACTCTTCCGGTGATGAAAAGGAGGAATCGAAAAGGCATCATCCAAGAgtcaaaaaacatataaacGAGATAAGAATAACAAGTTGTGGGAGCGACAGAGCAGCAGAGGAtgcaaaaaaatcttcaaaagtGGTAAGCCGGCAAcaagttgtgaaaaaaatttcaagggaTCAGTGTTCTTATGCAGGGGGGAAAAGGTATCGTGGTGTGAGACAAAGGCCATGGGGGAGGTGGGCAGCAGAGATCAGAGACCCTTATAGGAGAACCCGGCTATGGTTAGGGACTTATGATACAGCAGAGGAGGCAGCCATGGTTTATGATCAGGCTGCTATTCGTATTAAAGGACCTGATGCACAAACCAATTTCACAAAACCTCCGGTGAGCAAACAACATGCCCCAGATGTTGATATTAACGTTAACATTTCCGGGTATGAGTCTGGTAAAGAATCTCATAATAGTCTCTGTTCTCCAACTTCTGTGCTTAGATTTCAATCTACTGAGGAACTGGGGCCAGAGACACAGGTTGCCGTACAGAGTGATTGTTGCTGGAGGATACAAACGCAAGAAGAGGTGGTTCAAGAAGAAATAATAAAGGTCGGTGAAGGTGATGAGTGTTTGGTTACGGATCCTTTGTCTTTGAAAGAGTTTTGGGATTTTGAAAATCCTGCTCCGATTTTTTTTGAGGAGTGTAGTGTACCGGATACTGTTTTGAGAGAAGATTTTGCAGATATCTCGGTACATTTGGATGGTGATTTCGGTTCCTGTTTATGGGATGTCGACAAGTATTTCGAGGCTTAA